The window atttatacaCAGGTTTGTAAAGTTGTCTacccttttttctttattcttttttcgtTTTTCATCTCTTCTTTGTGTTAAATTCTTTGTTTGAATTGCAACAACGTCATCTTCAACCAGACCAGCTAGTTTTTAGTTTTGACAATCGATCCCAATAAGGGAATAACCTGATCGGTAAGAGTTACCCTCCCATACCCATATTGTTTTCCATCATACTTCCTCCGTTTCTAACGTTTTTGGAGTTTAAATTGTATTCAAAGTTTTCTCCTTAATGATTTGGATTTGGGTTCGATGTTGCAGTGCATAAATTTGGGaagaaattgtaattttataaagtGGGTGTATTTGTAACTTGGATTGAGTGGCAGCAAGAACTTGATCTTGGAAATTTAGTTAGAGGAAGTTGGAGGTGTTGCAGATTTTATTTATGGGTAGGTTATGCTGTTTTAATGCCGCATGTTCTCAGGTATGTTGGTTTGTGCTCTGTTTATTTTTCCCTTTGCTTTCATATGCTATGGAAAGTTAATCATGAGCTGGAAGAACACGGGATATGTCTAATTTGAGACCATTGGGTGATTTATTTTGAGTGTTTTGGAGTTcgcttttatctttttagttgtGTTTTCTGAACCATTGATGGGTTTGCAATTTAATATGAAGTTTTAGTCAGAACATGTTTAATTAACTTCTCTGGGTCTTAAGGAGAACCATTGATCATTTATGTtgacaatcttttttttttcttttttccctggAATATTTGATGAGAATTAGTGTGGATATTTTAAGTTGTTTACAGAGGATTCAGCTTCTGTAAAATGGTTAGAGGATGCAACGAAAATACTCTTAAGCACGGttctttgttttatttgctAAGGGTGTTAATGCTGCGACTTGAATGTTTTTCTATCCTTACTTTCCTGCTGTAGTGTCAGGCAAGTAATGTATTGGATTGAaacacaagttttttttttctctgtatCTTAATCTCCATCAGTGGAATGCAAAGCTGAGCTTGGAGGCTTTCTCATTCTTTGTGGGTTGTCTATTTTAGCTTGTAGGAGGAGCTTCCTCTTGTAGCTCTGGTAAAGGAAGAAGTCAAGAGGGTATGATCAAGTATGGTTTCAGCCTCGTAAAAGGGAAAGCTAATCATCCCATGGAGGATTATCATGTTGCTAAGTTTGTACAGATAGAAGAACATGAGCTTGGGTTGTTTGCTATTTATGATGGCCATTTGGGAGATCATGTGCCCCTCTACCTACAAAAGCATTTGTTTTCCAATATCCTTAAAGAGGTGGTTtacatgttttatatatatatactttctaAATATACGTATCAATTTCAATGGGGTGTTACCTTACACTTTCTGGTTCAATCATTGTAGGAAGAGTTTTGGGTTGATCCTGGAGGATCTATTTCAAAAGCCTATGAGAAAACAGACCAGGCAATTCTTGCTAACAGTTCCAACTTGGGACGAGGAGGGTCCACTGCCGTTACCGCAATTTTGATTAATGGTCGAAGATTATGGATTGCCAATGTGGGAGATTCACGAGCAGTTCTTTCTAAAGGGGGCCAGGCCATACAGATGACCACAGACCATGAACCCAACACTGAAAGAGGCAGCATTGAGAACAGAGGTGGTTTTGTTTCAAACATGCCAGGTTCTTCACAGCTactttttctaaaagtttat is drawn from Vitis riparia cultivar Riparia Gloire de Montpellier isolate 1030 chromosome 18, EGFV_Vit.rip_1.0, whole genome shotgun sequence and contains these coding sequences:
- the LOC117906427 gene encoding probable protein phosphatase 2C 9 isoform X3 produces the protein MGRLCCFNAACSQLVGGASSCSSGKGRSQEGMIKYGFSLVKGKANHPMEDYHVAKFVQIEEHELGLFAIYDGHLGDHVPLYLQKHLFSNILKEEEFWVDPGGSISKAYEKTDQAILANSSNLGRGGSTAVTAILINGRRLWIANVGDSRAVLSKGGQAIQMTTDHEPNTERGSIENRGGFVSNMPGRVFWKQSNLTLLSAHSHLLEECGDKAESK
- the LOC117906427 gene encoding probable protein phosphatase 2C 9 isoform X1; this translates as MGRLCCFNAACSQLVGGASSCSSGKGRSQEGMIKYGFSLVKGKANHPMEDYHVAKFVQIEEHELGLFAIYDGHLGDHVPLYLQKHLFSNILKEEEFWVDPGGSISKAYEKTDQAILANSSNLGRGGSTAVTAILINGRRLWIANVGDSRAVLSKGGQAIQMTTDHEPNTERGSIENRGGFVSNMPGDVPRVNGQLAVSRAFGDKSLKSHLRSDPDIQDTTLDFNTEILILASDGLWKVMNNQEAVDIVRRIKDPEKAAKQLTAEALRRDSKDDISCVVVRFRG
- the LOC117906427 gene encoding probable protein phosphatase 2C 9 isoform X2; translated protein: MIKYGFSLVKGKANHPMEDYHVAKFVQIEEHELGLFAIYDGHLGDHVPLYLQKHLFSNILKEEEFWVDPGGSISKAYEKTDQAILANSSNLGRGGSTAVTAILINGRRLWIANVGDSRAVLSKGGQAIQMTTDHEPNTERGSIENRGGFVSNMPGDVPRVNGQLAVSRAFGDKSLKSHLRSDPDIQDTTLDFNTEILILASDGLWKVMNNQEAVDIVRRIKDPEKAAKQLTAEALRRDSKDDISCVVVRFRG